A portion of the Oncorhynchus nerka isolate Pitt River linkage group LG27, Oner_Uvic_2.0, whole genome shotgun sequence genome contains these proteins:
- the LOC135565330 gene encoding gastrula zinc finger protein XlCGF17.1-like: protein MSSLSYSPPVKEEEVCWTEKEAVGLNIVVKEEKEEEDVTVKQEIEGEAVTVKEEEKYVFGMKDEEGEITVTLEEDEEEKTGELINTSKYRERRDYRGSSGDPQQHHDDADEAEKSLSRSELLKKHQRVHTGEKYICCSDCGKRFSSSVDLKIHQRIHTGEKPYGCDQCGKSFTTSTHLTLHQRTHTGEKSYSCNQCGKRFSKSSHVTIHHRTHTGEKPYGCDQCGKSFCTYSKLTLHQRTHTGEKSYSCNQCGKSFSTSSYLTIHHRTHTGEKSYGCAQCGKSFYTSSKLTSHQRTHTGEKPYSCSQCGKSFSTSSQLTVHQRTHTGEKSQSCDQCGKRYTDKRYLIKHQKIHGVVS from the exons ATGAGCTCCCTAAGTTACTCCCCTCCTGTTAAAGAAGAGGAGGtatgctggacggagaaagaagctgtggggctgaacattgtcgtgaaagaggagaaggaagaggaggatgtcacagtaaaacaagaaatagagggtgaggctgttacagtgaaagaagaagagaaatacGTTTTTGGAATGAAGGATGAAGAAGGGGAGATCACTGTCACATTAGAGGAGGACGAAGAAGAGAAGACTGGAGAActgattaacaccagtaaataca gagagagacgtgactatcgtggatcctctggggatcCTCAACAACATCATGATGATGCTGATGAGGCAGaaaagagtctctccagatcagaactcctcaagaaacaccagcgagtacacacaggagagaaatatatctgctgctctgactgtgggaaaagATTCAGCTCTTCAGTCGACCTTAAAATACATCAAAGaattcacactggagagaaaccttatggctgtgatcagtgtgggaagagttttactacatctacCCATCTGACTTtgcatcagagaacacacacaggagagaagtcatatagctgtaatcaatgtgggaagagattttctAAATCAAGCCATGTAACTATACACcatagaacacacacaggagagaaaccctatggctgtgatcagtgtgggaagagtttttgTACATATAGCAAGCTGActttacaccagagaacacacacaggagagaaatcctatagctgtaatcaatgtgggaagagtttttctACATCTAGCTATCTAACTATACACcataggacacacacaggagagaaatcctatggctgtgctcaatgtgggaagagtttttatACATCTAGCAAGCTGACTTCACAccaaagaacacacacaggagagaaaccatatagctgtagtcaatgtgggaagagtttttctACATCTAGCCAGCTGactgtacaccagagaacacacacaggggagaaatctcaaagctgtgatcaatgtgggaagagatacACTGATAAAAGATATCTGattaaacatcagaaaatacatggggttgtttcatga